The nucleotide sequence TTTTTTAGATTTTACGTTGGATTTTTCTTAAGAAAATGTTATCTTTGACCCCGGATATCTCATTTTCGAGTTAAAAGGGTGTCGTCGGATGGATGCCCTAGACAGACTGGCAAATCTAACTTTGATACCCCCAAAGGGGGAATTAATCGTTTCAGAATTTTCTCAGAATCATTATACTTTTTAACTTAATTTTATGATTGGGTGGGGTTCGGTTGCGCTCAATCTTCCTGTATCTAGCCCTCAAATCTTGAAACTTTATAAGGATCGGGTATTTTTACTGAAGTTAGATTATAATAGAAAAGAAAAAAAGCTGGAATAAAGTGTTTAAAACTACAAAATTCTTTGTGATTTTGTCCTCGTTCCAGTTACCCGTATAAGGAGTGGTGTATGCAAACCACAGCAACACGAATCGCTGACCCAGCCCATGATGTATTACGCTACGAACATCAATCCCTGAATGCTATTTTTAACCCTAAAACAGTGGCTGTTATTGGGGCAACGGAAAAACCGAATAGTGTCGGTAGAACCCTCCTGTGGAATTTAATTAGTAATCCCTTTGGAGGTACGGTTTTTCCTGTTAATCGCCATCGCAATAGTATTTTAGGAATCAAAGCTTATCCGAGTATTAAAGATACCCCGGAACACGTTGATTTAGCCATCATTGCTACCCCGGCTGCTAGTGTTCCGGCTGTGGTTCAAGAGTGTGTTGAGGCGGGAGTTAAAGGCGTTATTATTCTATCGGCTGGATTCAAAGAAATTGGGCAAAAAGGCGTAGAATTAGAACAGAAAATTTTGCAAATTGCTCAGTCGAGTAAAATGCGAATTATCGGCCCTAACTGTTTAGGATTAATGAATCCGTTAACGGGATTGAATGCCACCTTTGCTAATGCGATGGCAAAACCGGGCAACGTGGGATTTATTAGTCAAAGTGGCGCTTTATGTACTTCTATTTTAGATTGGAGTTTCCGCGAAAACGTTGGATTTAGTGCCTTCGTTTCCATCGGTTCTATGTTAGATATTGGTTGGGGAGATTTAATTTATTATTTAGGCAATGACCCTAATACCCAAAGTATAGTCATTTATATGGAATCCATCGGGGATGCCCGATCTTTTTTATCGGCGGCGCGAGAAGTTGCCCTAACAAAACCGATTATTGTGATTAAAGCCGGACGCACCGCCGCCGCCGCTAAAGCCGCTGCTTCCCACACGGGGGCAATGGCTGGAAGTGATGATGTTTTAGATGCTGCCTTTAGACGCTGTGGCATCTTGCGAGTTTATCATATTGCTCATCTATTTTCAATTGCAGAACTCCTCAGTAAACAACCCCGCCCCAAAGGGCCACGACTCACAATTTTAACCAACGCTGGCGGGCCTGGAGTATTAACAACGGATACCTTAATTGAAGAAGGAGGAACTCTCGCCCAACTTTCCTCCGAAACCCTTGAAGCCCTGAATCAAGTTTTACCTCCCCAATGGAGTCATAATAACCCGATTGATATTTTAGGGGATGCTGACCCCGAACGCTATGCCAAAGCCTTTGATGTTGTCGTGCAAGATCCCAACAGCGATGGCATTATCGTGATTTTAACCCCCCAATCCATGACTGACCCCAGCAAAACGGCGGAACAGTTGAAATATCGCTGTATGAAAATGCCCAATAAACCGATTTTAGCGAGTTGGATGGGGGGCGCGGATGTCGCATCGGGAATCAAAGTTCTCAATCAAGCCAATATTGCCACCTTTTCCTATCCCGACTCGGCGGTACGGATGTTTAACTATATGTGGCGCTACACCTACAATTTAAAAGGCTTGTATGAAACCCCCAGCCTGCCCAAAATCCATGAAGATGAGGGTCTAGTTTGTGATTGTGTTCAACATCTAATCGCCTCTGCTTTAGAAGAAGGAAGAACACTTTTAACTGAGTTTGAATCCAAACGTCTGCTCTCAGCCTATGGGATTCCAACGGTTCAAACCTGTATCGCCTCGAATATAGATGCAGCAATTGATGCAGCCGAGGGGCTAGGGTATCCCGTCGTATTAAAATTAT is from Planktothrix serta PCC 8927 and encodes:
- a CDS encoding bifunctional acetate--CoA ligase family protein/GNAT family N-acetyltransferase yields the protein MQTTATRIADPAHDVLRYEHQSLNAIFNPKTVAVIGATEKPNSVGRTLLWNLISNPFGGTVFPVNRHRNSILGIKAYPSIKDTPEHVDLAIIATPAASVPAVVQECVEAGVKGVIILSAGFKEIGQKGVELEQKILQIAQSSKMRIIGPNCLGLMNPLTGLNATFANAMAKPGNVGFISQSGALCTSILDWSFRENVGFSAFVSIGSMLDIGWGDLIYYLGNDPNTQSIVIYMESIGDARSFLSAAREVALTKPIIVIKAGRTAAAAKAAASHTGAMAGSDDVLDAAFRRCGILRVYHIAHLFSIAELLSKQPRPKGPRLTILTNAGGPGVLTTDTLIEEGGTLAQLSSETLEALNQVLPPQWSHNNPIDILGDADPERYAKAFDVVVQDPNSDGIIVILTPQSMTDPSKTAEQLKYRCMKMPNKPILASWMGGADVASGIKVLNQANIATFSYPDSAVRMFNYMWRYTYNLKGLYETPSLPKIHEDEGLVCDCVQHLIASALEEGRTLLTEFESKRLLSAYGIPTVQTCIASNIDAAIDAAEGLGYPVVLKLLSKTITHKTDVGGVQLNLDTAEAVRQAYTAIETSVGEQVGAEHFQGVTVQRMIKLEGYELIIGSSLDPQFGPVLLFGMGGQLVEVFKDRSLALPPLNTTLARRMMEQTKIYKALLGVRGRHPVDMEALEQLLVRFSNLVVEHPWIKEIDINPLLASENELIALDARVVLHSPETKPEDLPKPTIRPYPRQYITHWVSNKGIAITIRPIRPEDEPLMVKFDESLSEESVYLRYAHLVKLSSRITHERLSRLCFIDYDREMALVAEYKHPETGKPQIIGVGRLSKGYGNDEVEFSLLVSDSYQRQGIGTELLRQLLNIGRQEKMPLIFAEILSDNRIMQNICEQLGFTLNRMIGEPMVRAEIQL